The window aattctccAAGGTCTTCTCATTCTCAGAATAGAAACCAGTTTATCTCATGTTCTAATGATCTTATTCCTGCTCTTTGAACTCGCCTCGTAACCCTCTGCTGCCCTAGCTTATTCTAGTAATGTCACTGCATCTCCTTACCCTGTTTTCATGTTTATCACCACCTGAAGTATATAGTTGTCATACATATGCCCTCCATCAGAATGAAAGCTTCATTAAAGTGCCTAAGTCCTGGTACACAGCaggtacttgataaatatttgccgTTGATCAAACAATAGAAAACTAGCAAAGCTTTGTATgaggataaaatagaaaaatggcagATGAACccatttatcagaaaaatgcTGCCTTAAAACATTTGAAAGTTATGATGaaacatttcatgaaaataatatCGTAAAAATTCATCTCTACCTAATAGCACTTATTAGAAAAAGTAGatataaaagaacaaagaatgaaataggaGCTGAAAGGGacaaaacttaaaaagtaatcatataaaggaaaaattggaATGACAGTATACAGTGCTCAAATCACAAAAGAGAGCTAGAGAACAGGAATGACAAAAGTGACATGGAGATAGGTGATGTAGTACGTATGTAACTGGAGTTCCTGAAGGAGAAAATTGCTATTTCTGCAAATGAAGGGACAGAGAAATCTTTCTCACATGAAAGTGGTcaataataaatttttagaagcttcggtcttcttttttaaaaaatattttttctgtagttgtagatggacagaatgcctttatttttatgtggtgctaaggattgaacccaatgcctcttatgtgctaggcaatcactctgccAATGAGCTACAGTCCCAACCCCTCAATGTTAACTTTTAGaatttaggggggaaaaaaaaccccacaaaaatcAGTGATCTTTCATCAATGTTATAATAAACCTATCAGTTCTCTACCAGTTTCACTAAGGGTGCATAACTGGAAATGATctgttttctattactgtaacaataCCTTAGATGGGGTAATTTATGATAAAAAGACAAATGGGGATGTAGGTCAGCTGTAGTAGAGAcatgggtttaatcccaagcactggggtgggaggaaaaatgtcatttttagcCAGGTGCGGTGGAGAGTGCCTGTAGTTCCCAGGtcctcccagctacttgggaggctgaggtaggagatcaCCTGagccaagtttgaggtcaatttGAGAAACagactgtcttaaaaaaaaaaaagattgggggtTGGAGTGGGGATTGGTGACATAACTTAATGGTAGTGTGTCGTGTGTGTAAGGCTTTGGGAGAGATCCCCACCAACTCCAAAAGACAAGTTTATTTCTTAGACACTTCTGGAGGCTGGGCAGTCCAAGATGTGAGTGCCAGAACATTAGTGCCAGCAACTATGGAGGGCCTCTGTGCTGTTATTTAGTGGCAGAAGAGCAGAAGGGTTAAGAAAAATATGTGTGAAAAAACACCTGCTCTCTTGATAACTACCTTACAGTCAATGCATTCACaaaacacttatttaaaaaaaaaaaaaaacatgttttgaaggggacattcaaaccatacCGCCAGCTGAATTGCCATAGGAGTCACTCAAGTCTCAACAAGAATGTTTCAAATTGTTCTTTTGGACCCTTTAAACATTGTGCTCCCTGGGACTACTAAACAATTAGGTTATGGGGTGACGGAGAGGTACTGCCTTTCCTTTCTCTAGTGAAAGAAAGGCTGTGAAATGAGGTAGTTCTAAGGGAAATCATTTTGGCACAAGTACATTTGAGTGCACAGGAGTGGGAAATTGTGTTGAACCCCTTCATATAAGGTAGGAGTGTAAATATTTCACTTAGTAGACTACGGGTAACAATGGCAAGAACTGTTAATGagtcaaaaaaggaaagaaaaaatactttaaagttttaggaaaacaagaacttttGATTAAAGTTTTTCAATGTGGTGTGTCAAGGGTGGGTAGCAGTCCCATTGAAGCGGATTGAGGGAGGGGATGGAAGTATAGACAGTAAGAGAAACAGGTATTAAAATTGGATACAGAAGGTGTGGAGAAGATTACAGTTGAAGCACATAGTAGAGTACCTGGGAGCAATTTTctaaaaaaacatgtaaaataccTCCAAATGCTGACAAAAAAGAACCAATAGTGGGTTGTGGATGTGGCTGTGGTGGAcagcttgtctagcatgcacaagcttctggatttgatctccagcaccacaaaacaaacacgCCAACAGATTAAGGGGTTCATAAGATACAAGGATTAACAGTTGCTTGCATTTATTAATCACATTACCTACTGTGCGAGTAAGCTTTTCACTTAATCTAATTCTCACAGTAACTATAGATGGTGGTTACGCTTACTGCTATCCTCATTTTACTTAAGAGGAATGGAGACCCAGAGGTCAAGTCAGGCTTGAGGTTAGTTTATCACCAAGGTAGTAAAGCTGAGATGTGATCCAAAGCATAGTGGAACACATGTCCATGGTTATGGATTAAACAAGTGGAGGATCAGGGAATTTCTACCTAAGAATCTCTACTTATTATGTAAAACAGGCAAGGAAATATGAAGTGTATGGAGGGAAAGGGTCATAAGTTTCAGAGTAAAGATTTTTAAACCCTTAGGGAGAAATGACTTGACATGAATAGGTGTAAAGAATAGAACTGAATGTGACCTGTTTACAAACTATGCCTTAATCActccaaatttttttctgtactttcaattctctcagattttaaaaatatctgagaaCTTCTGCCTAATAACACATGACATTGGAATCTgttattgaaaacattttcaataaaaagcTTGTAAGATTATTGGTACATGTAAATATTTGATAGGCAAATTTGGGAGAAGGCATTTCAGGTATGAAATTGTCAATGACAGGGAAAAAACTGCccttaaatttttcaattaataGTGTTTCACTGTACAAAAGTAACATGTTTTCCCACGAGATATTCTTTTAGCAGAGGTAGAAAGACTGCATAACATCCATcttcttttaatgtttctttaaatctgaataagagaaaaatccatgtttatgcttttaaaaagacaGTTATTATGTTTTAATGTACTGCCCAGGACTCATGAACCAACAGACCTAAATATACCCCAACCCTGAATTGTGTTAGTGCCCAATAACAGATGAGCTGAAATCAGAATTTCTCTATGTAGAGATGAATATGAAAATGATTTTCCAGTGTAATTATTTTAGGTGATTCTGTTTACATATCAGAACCAAGACTCATAAGCAATCCAGAATATTTAAGCCATGAATCgatgaaaataacttttaaaaacataacactGGTCTTTCTCCTTCTTACTAAAATTGTTTAAGTTGAATAAAGTCAAAGTTCTACAAACCAAATATCTGTTATACACATTGTCACCcaaactcattattttaaatatatagggCAGCACCTATTTAAAAACGACatgagaagttaaaaataaaaaacaaaaaacacacctTGGGagccagatatatgaaaaatattgcaAGACACAGTCTATAACCATAAATCACCTGTTTTAGATGCTGCACTCTAACATTCTAAATTACAAAATTAAGATAGACTACCTTGGGGGGAAAAATGCATCAAACACATACCTAAGTTAACTAGATATAAAATAGTTTAGCTCACAAACAGGTTTGACTCACATCTTTGAACCTGTTACTTGGAAACATTTGGAAACAATTATTCAGAGATCCACTGACTAACCCATAATGAATGTGTGTTAATCCATTGTACAAATCAACCGCATAAAACAGATTATTCTAATCTCATTCCAACAGAATCAATAAAGTTAGAAACTAATACCTCTTTTTAGTATTTAAGACATTCAAGTAACAACACTGGgataaaatgaagagaatttcTTATTTCACCTTCTTAGTCAATAAACCCACTCCTCATTTTTAGACAGTGAGGATAAAGGTATCACAACCAAATATGGGAAActgctttctctttatttagaccttaaggagaaaaaatgaactttggtcacattttgccttaaaaaaaaaaaaaaaaaaaaatccagtttaaCATATTTCTAGATAGATAGGACTAAATGATcagagaaataatttcatttgtaaaaattagCCAAATTTTATCAAAAACCTAACATACAACGTAATCCAAATTATATAAAGGCTGGGATTATACATTCCAAATGTATATCAGTTGTATTCCCACCCAACAGGTAACTCATTATGTCCCCATCGTCctatatagaaatgaaaacttgggacttCATGGATTAATGTACTTGCTCTCATGTTGTTTTGGTCCAAAAGAGCAGAACTGAATTGGTAAGAGTAAACTAAATAACTAATCTTTTGCCAACAATAATTTAGATTGTGATTGGCAGCAGAAATATCCATGATGAATAATTCTACTTTTACAAAGTATagttaaagaatatttttcatgaacACATCACAGTATCAaatttttataagagaaaaatatgaaggaacaaaaacaaagatgaaatagCTACCACAAACAAAAGTGTCTTCCCCACAATGCATTTGAAGGGGTAAAAGGTGAGGTTAAAGGGCTGATGATGCTAATATGAAAGGAAGTTgagtactgtatttatttattttatacaactCTTACTCTTTACAAAATGGTTATAGTCATGCCCATAAAAGTGTAACGAATGGCATTTGAAAGCAAACactttgtaattatttaaaagggcctttttaaaaattataatacaaaggTCTGTGCTCTATAAGCAGTCCTCCACTGTGCATTATAACAATAAGGCTTACTTTTAATACAAAGACTAAGTGTTTGGGAGTTATGAACCACTGGATTTAACAAACAtcattttataattgctttttgcatcttttttgtttttgggatCTTCCACTTCATCAGGGTGCTCAGTAGCTTGGAGTTCTTCAGcagattcttctttttctgactCTGAATCACTTTCAGAGTCATCTGGACTTTCAGGATCAGgtgaatcatcatcatcatcatcatccccaGCCACATCACCTTCTCCATCATGATCTTCTACCTAAAACATCAATCAACAGATACTTTGTAAAACCATTATCACTAGGTAGCACAAAAACTGGGACAGACTCTTAGTAAGGTAAATTAACCATTGATTTTTTACATGGAAATCAGTTATCAATGTTTGTATATTAtgttatgcatatatatatttgcatgttgTATTCTTTGGAAGAACCAGTTATATGTTAATCCATAAGATGAAAAGATATCACTTAAGCAACAACTGAGAAAGAACTCTTGTAAACccttacaaaaatatttgatcTAACTTGTATGTTTAAGCcacttttattagaaaataaaaatttaaagtattaaaaacatTGATTATCTCTACAAAGAAACAGCTgggtaataatattttaagtatctgTACAATGAAAGCTATCTACATTAGGATTCTTGGTTGCTAGTGTAATCCAAAAGAAGCAAATGATATCAAATTGAAATTATCTTCCCAATCAATGAAAACAAGTTAAGTACTACCTCACTGAAGCCAAGTCCACAATGTCGTCGATATCTTCCTGATAATTTACTGTCCATACTTTGTTGATATTGAGACTCCAgttcttcattaattttcttgtcttcttCCCCTGCATGTCCATTGTACTTTGGTTATGTTTcagtcaaattaataaaaatatctgattACAAAAAAAACCCCCCATAATACAGATGCCATTATATTCAGGGCTGAATTCTCTGTGACTAATTTTACAATGAATTTTGTGGGTTGGTTTCTATAACTGAAAGATGTATTTATGATTAGTTATTAGTAACTAGCCCTCTGAATTACAGAAGTGTTTAATGACTGTTCTCCTGAAAGTTTTCTCCAAGTcacctaaaataaaacaaaaccaatcaaAAACCTCCAAccaggactggggtgtagctcagtggcatagtgcttgcctagcacgtttgaggcactgggttcaattctcagcactgaatataaataaataaaataaaggtccactgccaactaaaaaacaaaaattaaaaaaaaaaaaacctccaatgAACAAagcaaccatttttaaaaaagtgaaaagacagacAATTCTGTTCagagaatgaatacataaaaatgaccTTGAAATGGTTCTCCTTTCTGCTGTCTTTGCTTATAAATGAAGCAACATAAACTTGAAAAAATTTATTGTTTCGTTATGTAACATTTATGCAGTAGGACACTAAACAACCATAAACTTACCACCCAAGAAATGTAATGTTACCAATATCACTGGAGTGtcctttgcatattttataaatataagagGAATTTCAGGTTTTCATCAAATGGTGGGACTCTGTATtgcttttattcataaaattcccaattttaagaatgaaagtagtaaaatattttacctttctgCAAAGCTCATTTTTGCCTTATGTAGCAAGGTAAATCAATTTGATATAACTatttatcagaaaaattaaagacGCATTAATTTCTAACATGTGCTATATATGCTAGacctataaaattaaataatttgattaaaattttgttaagtttAACTTAGGTTATGATGCCATTGTTAAAAATGTCCAAGACTAGGGTCAATTTTAAACAgttgaaaattttacttttcagcAGGctgaattcaaattcaaattcaaattcagtttttatttaaagtttctctgaatattaaaaaaaaaagtttatttcttcagACTATAATTAATGGACATTCTTCAAAGATTTCAGAACAGAACTTAGTAGATAAGCTCAAAAGCAGTATAATATGCCAACTATAACCTTATATGGGAAACAACTGATACAATGAAATAGAATTCTATACACATCATAGTTGGCAAAGATCAGGTATAAAAATCTCACTACAATTAAAATGTATGTTCTTAatcagtaaaaatgaaaacagaaaatggttAATTTCTTGGTTAGACTATTGACATGATTATATGCTATCTTgtaaatcaaaattaatatttgatattttatatgataCAGGCGACATGTTTTATGTAATACATACATTTCCAATTCTATTATATCAATTAACAAAACTATGTACAGAAGTTAAGACTATcccaaaatatgtacaattatttcaTACACCAAATTTAGCACCTccattctaattattttactttcttaccTGTTCGGAAGTGAGATGTTGATTTATGATCTCCTATGACAAGACGACCAGTATGTTCTTTCTGtaagaaagtagaaaatgtaTCAGAATTTGAGACTACTAATTTAGCATAATTATTGAATGTCCACTATGTACTGGAAACTAATCCAGGCTTCTGGGACACAGGGAGCCAAAGGAATAAATTCATACCTCTACCTTTATGCATCTTACATTCTGGCAAGGACAGGGACAGGTAAGGGAGTTGAACAAATGTAATCAATAAGCAAATTGTAGTATTTTAGAAGGTAgtgtcattaaaacaaaacagcaaaataaggggaaagagTATAAAGTAGGGGTAGAGATCAGGTTGAAAGTTTAACTGAGATGGatagataattataaaattaagtcTTAAAAGTTCAGTTTAgggtaagggctggggatatagctcagctggccGGGTACTTGCCTTGcacgtacaaggccctgggttcaatccccagcaccacaattcaaaagcaaacaaacaaacaaacaaacaaacaaacaaaagtccagtTAAATGAGTTGCTTTAACTTTTCCACCATTTCTGATGCCCCAGGAATATCTCATGGTAAAAGAGCAGAGACTATCTAgtaaagaaatatgaaacaaCAGACTTAGAATGTAAAAAGTGacaaatttttgaaatacaaaatattaaaataatcattactGCTTATAATACATCACAACCAGTTAGCTAGCTCTTTGCCAGTGAGGTTACAAGAAACTCCTAATCTCGACTTGTCAAAAAAGAACagaatctaaaaaacaaaacaaagcaaaacaaaacaaaaaaaaaaaccggaACAGAATTTAGAACAATCTAATACTAATATTAGAAAGTTAGAAAACAATCAGATTCAAAGTAACCAACTGATCAAGCTACAGATTAAATCTCAATTTATCAGTCCAATTCACTCTGTAGTTTATAGTTTCAtaagatcaaaaaataaattattcagtgAAATACATACAAGGAATGATTAAATGGGACTTTGTAAAGCAATCTTAACCATTCGCCTGTGAGGATATAGGAAGGAGTTCCTATTGTGAAACAATGGCAGACATATTCACAAAGATGATAATGCTAAAAAGTTTCAGGCATTAACACTATTTCCTTATATGCCACCTACATTTAAGCAAATCAGTGATTTAATGTGCTGCTGCTTTAGATTGCAAAACAGACAGGTTTGAATGGAAATATAATGGCATCAAGTTATTCTAGGATAATGATGGTATTGCGCTTATCTGTTCATACTTTCTCAGCTGGTTCTTCCTATGACCAATAAAGTATTCATGCTAGCTGGCTAATATTAAGAATATACTCTGTGGCCATAAACAGTAAATCTAAACCGTTCATATGAAGATCAGGACTACAATTTTGGTTTCTACAGCAAAagactttgtgtttattttgttttggtgccaaggaCTGAACCCTGGGTCTTGCATGTGCTGAATATGTGATTTACCACTAGGCTGCATTTCCAGTTGCTACAACAAAGAATTTAACATACAGTAAACAGGCTATTTACTGACAGccaaattttcagttttgttagGATGGTCCAAGTACCTGAAGAGTTTTTATTCTACTAAATGAACATGTCCCTAATCTATTAATTACTTCATAAATCCTAAGAAAGCTTTTATTTGCATGAAACAAGAGAAACTCAAGTCTACTTTATATGACAAGCTACAAATTACCAGGAAATATGGATGAGATAGTACATAAATTCCTCCTTTATATAAATCTTAATGTTTTACATGACTTCTGCCTATCCCCAAAGTCATTGGTGTAGTTCTGGCTAACTCCTTTTCATCTTTTCAGATTCAGATCAATTCTATTTCTGGGAAGCTGTCTTGTACTGCTAAGCCAGACTTAGCTATCCTTCTCCATAATTCCACTGCAGAATGTGTATGGCTCTCTCATAGCAATTATAGTTctgtattgttattattatccaGTTTCCTCCATTACATGATGGCTCCAAACATGTCTTATTGATCTCACAGGACCTAATACAGTGCCTAGCATGTAGTGGGTAATCAATAATTATTGGCAAAATACATGAATGTATTCCTATGTACAACAAAACGAAGGGCAGAATTTCATTTAaggtactttaaaaagaaaaaaaaaatgtttttctatttctttcaaatttagtTTGTAGGAAGACTACCAGGAAAATGTTATATAAGTAAGTTTACCTGCTTATAAAAAGCAAATGTCTGGAGACCATTATATTtatgtgtaaaaataaattactagaaaaagatttttttaataggTGACGTTTTCTTGGCACCCACATTTTATACCTTCTATTATGGTCATTAAACTGAAAGGTGTTTCAAAATATACTGAACATTTTGTTTGGGgaggtgatgcacacctgtaatctaggctactgaggaggctgaggcagaaggatctcaaatttaaggctagtctcagcaacgaagtgagattctgtctcaaaatacaataaaaaaataaaaaatattagctggcatgtagctcagtggtacagtgccgagcctggattcaatccccaataccgtacacacaagcaaaaacaaaacaaaaaaaccctatataaataaataaggaaaatttcgTGGCTATTACCATGGGTTGGAGAGAGCTATGAAATACAACCAAGTTTTGACATAGGTTCCTACCAGACAACCTGTTTAGAAACACCTTCTATCAAAACCATCAGGTTAACAGACAGTAAATCATAAACTTTCATAATTCCTTTCTCCTTTGGCTTGAATCTCCTGAAACCAACATTTTTCTATATAGTCTCCGACATATTGCCTGAAGCACTGAGAATTCTGAAAGTGGTTtcagaaatattatatattttaagtgcttGATTATGCTGGGTATTATTTTCCAAAGCCAAAAGTAATCATGCAAAACAGGTAAGTGTGAACAAAATGTATTCAGTCCTTCTTACTTAACGTGTGtatgaaaaaagtattttttcaaagaaaagataaaaaatgcaTACCATATGATGCTTACCTTGCCTGCACCCATAAGTctcaagaatttttgttttcgTTCTTCATTGCCCAAGTCTGCTGCCTCCCAATTGCTAGATCCAAGCTGGAAAAGAAATTAGTTGATTAATTTTCTAGCATAaaaataagtcttaaaatttGAAGTCTCCAAGTTTTTCCCCCCATCAGTTTTAGATGGGGAAAGTTAAGCATATACttcatatttgaatttaaattttcttttatttcatcctagCAAATCCTTTACTTCTTTTGTAGCCAGAGCTCTGGGTCTCAAAAGTTTACATGTATCAGTATCACCCAAAAGACCTGTTAAAAGAGATTGCTGGTCTATACCCTCAGAGTTTCAGATTCAGTAAGTCTGGGGtagggaatttctttctttctttttgtggtactgggaagtgaacccagggccttgtgcatgctaggcaaacactctattattgagctacatctcagtACATCTCCTCTCCCCTAGAGGGTTGGGGAATTTCAAATTCTTAAGTCATCCTTTTGATGGGAAGAACGCATTTGATACCCAATGCCCTAAAACCTGGAAGGGGCCTAGAGCATCTAGTATTTTGAATCCAAAAGGCTGCAACAACttttagttgaaattttaaaaattctggctATAGTGGTGATATTATAAGGATAGCATATCATCAGGATTCACTGgacctaattttaatttttcagtttctttcaagCAATTATTAGTTAGGATTGAGAtgtcatcatttttattctttaagattttccaaagaacaaagaaaatttacttcttttttaaaagaatagactAAAACTCATTCTACCTTGCATTATCAATGGGTCCACTGAAtccttttataaatgtaaaacatatcATGGAATTCTAATGACTATTTTCCcctatattttgaaataaataataacaatcatTTCACTGTAATTCATCAATTATTCCCCCCAAAactaaaaatgacttaaaaataagaagaaacaagaaTAATGGTGGAAGGCTTTTCTTATTGTACTCAAAGTATTGCATCATCATCTTTCAAGAAATCATGCCTCTGTTGTCTGCTTTTAGGATTCACAGAACTCAGATGAGAATTCAGAATTGTTCATCTTCCACCCATAACAGCACAGAAGAAAATGGACAGGGCattttacaacaacaacaaaaaaataaacacataaaggtAAATGTAAAATGATAGGCAATACAACTGTAAACTAacaatgaagatgaaattcaCTATGTGCAAAAATCTCAAGGCTGAGTTCTTCGTTGATGAAATACTAGACTTTGTTCTCCATACCAAGAGatgtgagacaaaaaaaaaaaacagcaacgaCAAAACAAGGACAAATGAAGAAATCATGGTAGAGAGTCATTCAAGAGGAAGAACCTCACCCTGCCATATTCTGCAATAACAGTTGGGATCATCTCATTTTTCTAAAAGgatgtgtgatttttatttactcttttatgaTGTTTGTGGACCAAAATTTAATTGATTCTGTTTGTAAGTGGACAAAGGCTGAATGtaggtatatatacaaatgtgaCTGAAAGAAAAGATTGAGAAATGAAAACCATTGATCATTCTAATTGAGATTATagtctaaaaatgaaaacattctgcaATAAAGGAGCAAAGACAGTAAACCCCTCTTCAACAGAATTTTAAGTAATCAAAAGTTTCAAAAAATCTAATGTTATTAGTCTGATGATATAAATAAAGAACAAGAAGTAAGGATAAAGCTAAAAGCTATCAGAAATAGACATGAAATCCTAAATTgtggggcttgggttgtggctcaatggtagagcacttgcctagcatatgtgaggtactgggttcaattctcagcaccacatataaataaaaataaaggtccattaacaactaaaatatatatatatatatatttaaaaaatcttaaattgtaTGTTCCAGGTTCACATGCAATAGCTGATGAGCAATTAGCTATATTTAGAGAATGAGAACTCTTGTGTATATACACTATTAAAACCAgaaagacaaaatagaaatttagGTTTGCTATTGataatttgtattaaaatttctaataggGTCCTTTTTCACCAcccctttattctttcttctgaaaattattcataaaatataaaaaacaatgaGAATTACTTCTGGGTTAAAAAACTTGTACCACACTGGACCCACTTGTGGTTCTTCTAAATTCTTTCTGGTAGAAGGGATTGTATATTCTCATAATTTTGGCTACCTAAGTTACAAATCTCTACTTCTTTCCATCTGATCATTCATATCTTTCAATAGGTCATTTGATCTTAACTATTTCTGATTTAATATggtctaaaaaaattttaaaagatgctttgGATCTCAGTtgtattatatcatttaatctgTGAGCCTAGATGTGAAATTTAACTTAGTTTTAATTCCTGATCTACAAAAACATCTCTTTAAGACACTGTTTTAAGAATATTACACTTAGAATTGCATACAGCTTGAGCATCTTTAATCTGAAAAGCTCTAACTAACATGataccacaagtggaaaattccacatctgaTCTGCTATGACAAGTCACAATCAAAATGTAGGAGCACTAAATatgttgtataaaattaccttcaggctctaagatgtacatgaaacaaatgaatttcctATTTCAATGTGGGGCCTAAtcccaagacacacacacatacacatatatgtacatattccaaaattcaaaaaatatctgGCTCGAAGCacaagggatactcaacctggaATGTTTTATAATC of the Sciurus carolinensis chromosome 11, mSciCar1.2, whole genome shotgun sequence genome contains:
- the C11H11orf58 gene encoding small acidic protein; the encoded protein is MSAARESHPHGVKRSASPDDDLGSSNWEAADLGNEERKQKFLRLMGAGKKEHTGRLVIGDHKSTSHFRTGEEDKKINEELESQYQQSMDSKLSGRYRRHCGLGFSEVEDHDGEGDVAGDDDDDDDSPDPESPDDSESDSESEKEESAEELQATEHPDEVEDPKNKKDAKSNYKMMFVKSSGS